Within Xanthomonas theicola, the genomic segment GTGGTACAAAAAGCTGCCGGCGTAGGTCGCGTTGTCCGCCGGCCAGCCCAGGGTGTGCACGATCTTGCCGGGCACCACGCGGCCTTCCGGCAGCTGCCACAGTTCCTTGATGCCGATCGAATAGGCCTGCGGGTCGCTATCGGCGTCCAGCGCGAAGCGCTCGACCAGGCGCTTGGTCAGGTGCCCGCGCGCGCCTTCGGCCAACACCGTGACCTTGGCGCGGATGTCGATGCCGGGGGTGTAGCCGGGCTTGTGCGTCCCGTCCTTGGCCACGCCCATGTCGCCGATGCGCACGCCGAGCACGGTGCCGTCGTCGCCATGCAGGGTCTGCGCGGCGGCGAAGCCGGGATAGATTTCCACGCCCAACGCCTCGGCCTGCGGCGCCAGCCACGCGCACAGCGCGCCGAGGCTGACGATGAAGTTGCCGTGGTTGCGCATGCCCGGCGGTACGATCGGGAACTTGCGCCCGCCGTCCTTGCTCAGATGCCAGAACTCGTCCTCGCCGGCGGGCACGCAGATCGGCGGCGGGTTGTCGCGCCAGCCGGGAAGCAGCGCGTCGAGCGGCGCGGGTTCGATCACCGCGCCGGACAGGATCTGCGCGCCGACGGTGCTGGCCTTCTCGATCACGCAGACCGAGATGTCGGGATTGCGCTGCTTGAGCCGGATCGCGAACGCCAGCCCGGCCGGACCCGCGCCGACGGCGACCACATCGTATTCCATGACGTCGCGTTCCACTGACGCCGGCGCGCTGGCGCCGCCCTCCGATCCCGTCATCTGCTCCGCTCCCGTTGGCTCGTTCCGGCTGCCTGCATTTTCAGGCTTTGTGCGTGGCGGGGCAAATTCCGCACGCCGGCGTATGGGTGCCTGCAGGCATGCTAGCGTGGCGCGATGCAACTCGACCTGCCCGGCGCCGACGTCCGCTGGCTGCCCGGCTGGCTGGCGCCGGCGGACGCGGCGGCGCTGTTCGCGCAACTGCTGGAGGCGGTGAGCTGGGAGGTGCATCGCATCCGCCTGTTCGGGCGGCTGGTCGATTCGCCGCGGCTGAGCTGCTGGATCGGCGATCCGGAGGCGAGCTACCGCTATTCCGGCACCCGTTTCGCGCCGCATCCGTGGCCGCCGGCGCTGCGGCCGCTGCGCGCGCGGCTGGCGGCGGAAACCGGGGTGGCGTTCAACAGCGTGCTGGCCAACCGCTACCGCGACGGGCGCGACGCGATGGGCTGGCACAGCGACGACGAAAAGGAACTGGGGCCGCGTCCGCTAATCGCCTCGCTGAGTCTGGGCGCAACTCGCCGCTTCGTGCTGCGCCATTGCACCGAGCCGGCGCTGCGCCAGGCGCTGGAACTGACGCCCGGCGGATTGCTGCTGATGGGCGGGGATACCCAGCGCCTATACCGGCACGCCCTGCCGCGCACCGTCAGACCGGTCGGCGAGCGGATCAATCTGACCTTCCGCAGGATCGCCGCAATCCGGAGCGCTTTCGATTTAAATCTATCCAAGCGATAGGCTAGCCTCGGTGCCGTGGTCGAGTTTTGGTGGACACGGAGATAGAGGGTTTCAGGTGACGGCTTTCTCGTAGTCGGCCGGAGATCGATAGCCGAGGGTGGAGTGCGGCCGGTGGGTGTTGTAGAAGGCGCTGCTGTCGTGGGTGATGTCGGCAATGGCGTCGTTGTGATTGGCGTAGCGGCGCTGCCAGACCCACTCCATTTTCAAGTTCAGGAAGGGCAGATTCAACCGGTCGTCGCAACACCAGATTGTTGAACAGATTTCAGATACGCGTCCAGTGCTTCGGCCGGTGTCTTCCAACCAAGCGTTTTTCGAGGCCTGGAGTTGAGTGTATTGGCAACGGCCTGGATCTCACGAATGCCCCAACGACTTCGCTTCTGCACATACGTAAATAAATAAATCGAAAATGCTCTGCTAGTCGCCTGGCGCGCCCGGGTGGGTCCAACGCGCGCCGGTTCCAGAAACGGACAAGCCCGGCAGGGCCGGGCTTGTTCGCATCGCATCGCCGGGCGAACGGCGCTTACAGTTGCGTTTCCTGCACGCTGATCTTGTAGCGCTTGCGCATCGCGTCGACGTAGGCCTTCGCCGCGGCAGCGCCCTCGATCTGGCCCAGTTGCTGCTTCAGCGTCGTCTTCTGCTCTGCCAGCACCTTGCTCAGATCGCCCGGATTCACCTTGTTGAGCACGAACAGCGCGTAGCGTTTGGCACCGCCCGCCGACAGCTCCACCTTGCCCACCGACGGCTTGCCCGCGGCCGGCAACGGCGCGCTGAAGATCGCGCGATTGGCCTCCGGGCTCGGCATCGGCACGGTGCGCGCCAGTCCCGGCATCGGGCTGACCTGCAGCTTCTCCGGGCCTGCCAGCGCCTGCAGCGTCTCGCCCTTGCGCAGCCGCTCCAACAGCGCGTCGGCCTTCGCCGCGGCGGCCTTGGCGGTGCGGTCGGCGTGCACCGCGGCGATCACCTGCTCGCGGACCTTGGCCAGCGGCTGGGTCTGCTCCGGCAGGTGCTGGATGACGCGCAGCATCACGCTGTGGTTCGGCCCCAGGTTGATCGGGTCGCTGACCGTTCCGTCCTGGATCAGCGTGTCGGAGAACGCTGCGCGCAGCACCGCCGGCTGCGCTGCGATGCCGCTTGCATCGGCACGCGAGAACGGCCCCAGGGTCTGCACCGGCAGCCCGACGTCCTTGGCCGCCGGCGCCAGCGCGGTCGGATTCTTGTAGACCAGGTCCACCAGCCTGCCGCTCAGCTCGCTGAAGGCTTTCTCGTTGTCGGCCTGCAGTTGCTCGCTGGCGAGTTGGTCGCGCACCTGCTCGAACGCCTTGCCCTTGCCGCCCTTGACCTCGCTCAGACGGATCACGTGGTAGCCGAACTCGCTCTTCACCGGGCCGACGATCTCGCCGGGCTTCATCGCGAACAGCGCGTCCTCGAACGGCTTGACCATCACCCCCTTCTCGACCCAGCCCAGGTCGCCGCCAGCGTTCTTGGAACCCGGATCCTCGGAGTTGGTGCGGGCCAGCGCGGCGAAATCGGCGCCCGGCCGCTTGGCCTCGGCGGCCAGCTTGGCGGCCTTGGCCTCGGCGACCTTCTGCGACGCCGCGTCCTTGCCGGCGCTGATCAGGATGTGCGAGGCCAGGCGCTGCTCGGGCTCGACGAAGCGGGCCTTCTCGTCCTCATAGCGCTTGCGCAGCGCCGCCTCATCGGCCGGCTTGGCCGGCGGCAGGTTGGCCGCGTTCAGTTCGACGTATTCGATCGACACCCGCTGCGGCTGCTTGAAGTCGGACCGGTGCGCGTCGTACCACTGCTGCACCTGCGCGTCGCTGACCGGCGTGCTGTCGGCTGGCTGCTCCGGCAGCAATGCAAGGTCCACGTCGCGGGTCTCGCCGAGCATCTTCAGCAGGCGATCGGCTTCCTGCTGGGTCGCGAATGCCGACTCCATCAGCGCGGACGTGATCAGCGACTGCTGCAGGCCGTCGCGGACCAACTGGTCGAACATCGCCGGGGTGCGCGGCGGCGCGCCCGAGGCCAGGGCCAGGCGGTAGCGCTCCGGGTCGAACTTGCCGTCGTTCTGGAACGCCGGGATGGTGCTGATGTAGTCGCGCACCGCGGCATCGCCGATGACCACGCCGGCCTGCTCGGCGGCCAGCTTCACCACCTGCTCGTCGATCAGTTGGTCGAGCACCTTGCGCTTGTTGTCGGCGCTCTCGAATTCGCGCGGATCGAAGTCGTCGCCCTGCTGCTGGCGCGCCTGTTGCCGCGCCTCCTCGAAGCGCGCGCGGAACTGCTCCGTACTCACCTCGTGGTGCCGCCACAGCAACGAGGCCGGCCACCACGACGGCGCCGACGACCACCACGACGGGGGCGCCTGCACCTTGGCGACATTGTTGGCGCCGACGCCACCGAGGTAGCTGCCATCGATGACGAACAGGAACGGAATCATCAATAGGCCGATGATCGCGGTGGCGATCCAGCCCGAGGTCTTTTCGCGAAGTTTCTGCAGCATTGGTTGGGAACCGAGGCCTGTTGGCGAGCCGCGCAGTTTAACCCGCTTCATGCCCCGCGACAGAATGGCGCGCCGCCGGCGGCGCCTTAGGCAAAAAAGAAACCCCCGATCGCTCGGGGTTTCGCGCGCAAAACTGGCGGAGTGGACGGGACTCGAACCCGCGACCTCCGGCGTGACAGGCCAGCATTCTAACCGACTGAACTACCACTCCGCTTTTGAACGGAGGCAGGCGCGAAGGCCCGCGCATTCTCTGCGCATCTGCGTAGCGCGGCGGATGCTTCAAGAAACGAAACCCCCGATTTCTCAGGGGCTTCGGTGCAACTGGCGGAGTGGACGGGACTCGAACCCGCGACCTCCGGCGTGACAGGCCAGCATTCTAACCGACTGAACTACCACTCCGCTTTTGAAACCTGCCGCTCGGTGCTCTGGTGGGTGCTGAGGGTTTCGAACCCCCGACCCTCTCCGTGTAAAGGAGACGCTCTACCGCTGAGCTAAGCACCCTAGCGAGTCGGTTAGTTTACGGCATCCTTCAGCGCTTTGCCAGCCTTGAAGGTCGGATTCTTCGACGCGGCGATCTTGATCGAGTCGCCAGTCTTCGGGTTGCGGCCGGTGCGCTCGGCACGGTCGCGCACCTGAAAGGTGCCGAAGCCCACGAGGGTCACGCTGTCGCCCTTCTTGAGCGCCTTGGTGACTTCGGACACGAAGGCGTCGACGGCGCGACCGGCTTCGGCCTTGGAGATATCGGCAGCGGCGGCGATAGCGTCGTTCAGTTCGGCTTTATTCATTTTCGTGATGACTCCATGTGCGGCAGAAAACCGCGGAATTGAGGATCGGGTGTCGGCTTGGCCTGCCCCGCCTGCGGCGGGGCCCCGATGGGTTTTTCACTACCAAGCACGCCCGTTCGCGGTGCTCGCAAGTCGTGCATTTATACCAGCGGCCTCCTACCCGCGCAAGCCGAAAAGCCAGCAACGGCGCGGGTTTGAGCGACTTGGGCGGTTGCGGTTCAGCGCCTCTCAGTGCTTGACGCGTGCGCTCGAGGATGCTTTCGGCTTGCGCCGCAACAGTGCCCGTTCGCCATTGGCGGCGGGCTTCGGCTTCAGCGGCGTCTCCAGTGCGAGGTCCAGCACTTCGTCGATCCACTTGACCGGCACGATCTTCAGGTCACGGGTCACGTTGTCCGGGATGTCGGCCAGATCCTTGCGGTTCTCCTCCGGGATGATCACCGTGCGGATGCCGCCGCGCAGCGCCGCCAGCAGCTTCTCCTTGAGCCCACCGATCGCCGAGACACGACCACGCAGGGTG encodes:
- a CDS encoding alpha-ketoglutarate-dependent dioxygenase AlkB family protein, which translates into the protein MQLDLPGADVRWLPGWLAPADAAALFAQLLEAVSWEVHRIRLFGRLVDSPRLSCWIGDPEASYRYSGTRFAPHPWPPALRPLRARLAAETGVAFNSVLANRYRDGRDAMGWHSDDEKELGPRPLIASLSLGATRRFVLRHCTEPALRQALELTPGGLLLMGGDTQRLYRHALPRTVRPVGERINLTFRRIAAIRSAFDLNLSKR
- a CDS encoding integrase core domain-containing protein translates to MEWVWQRRYANHNDAIADITHDSSAFYNTHRPHSTLGYRSPADYEKAVT
- a CDS encoding peptidylprolyl isomerase gives rise to the protein MLQKLREKTSGWIATAIIGLLMIPFLFVIDGSYLGGVGANNVAKVQAPPSWWSSAPSWWPASLLWRHHEVSTEQFRARFEEARQQARQQQGDDFDPREFESADNKRKVLDQLIDEQVVKLAAEQAGVVIGDAAVRDYISTIPAFQNDGKFDPERYRLALASGAPPRTPAMFDQLVRDGLQQSLITSALMESAFATQQEADRLLKMLGETRDVDLALLPEQPADSTPVSDAQVQQWYDAHRSDFKQPQRVSIEYVELNAANLPPAKPADEAALRKRYEDEKARFVEPEQRLASHILISAGKDAASQKVAEAKAAKLAAEAKRPGADFAALARTNSEDPGSKNAGGDLGWVEKGVMVKPFEDALFAMKPGEIVGPVKSEFGYHVIRLSEVKGGKGKAFEQVRDQLASEQLQADNEKAFSELSGRLVDLVYKNPTALAPAAKDVGLPVQTLGPFSRADASGIAAQPAVLRAAFSDTLIQDGTVSDPINLGPNHSVMLRVIQHLPEQTQPLAKVREQVIAAVHADRTAKAAAAKADALLERLRKGETLQALAGPEKLQVSPMPGLARTVPMPSPEANRAIFSAPLPAAGKPSVGKVELSAGGAKRYALFVLNKVNPGDLSKVLAEQKTTLKQQLGQIEGAAAAKAYVDAMRKRYKISVQETQL
- a CDS encoding HU family DNA-binding protein, with product MNKAELNDAIAAAADISKAEAGRAVDAFVSEVTKALKKGDSVTLVGFGTFQVRDRAERTGRNPKTGDSIKIAASKNPTFKAGKALKDAVN